Below is a window of Nocardia asteroides DNA.
GCCGTCGCCGCGTTCCAGGAATTCGACGACGACGGACGCGCCTGGACCGTGCGCGACATCGGCCGCTGGGCCGGGATCGGCGGCATGGGCCCGGTGTTCGTCGGATCGGGGGAGACGGTCGCCGACCGCCTCCAGGAATGGGTGGCCGAGACCGACCTGGACGGGTTCAACCTCGCCTACGCCATCACCCCGGGCAGTTTCGAGGACATCGTGCGCCACGTGGTGCCCGTGCTGACCGCCCGCGGTGTCTACGCCCCGGAGTACGAGCCGGGAACGCTGCGGCACGCGCTGTTCGGCGCCGGTGACCGGCTGCCTGCGCAGCATCGCGGTGCGAGCTACCGGGTGGGCGGGGCCAATTCGACCGTGCTGCCGGAGGCGCAGTCGCGGCCGGGTGCCGTCGCGATCGATTCCCGCTGATCCCAACCCTGCTGCGACGGAACCGAATCGAGCACCATACGGATATGACATCGCAGAATCCCGTTTCACGTTCCACGCGTTCGGCCGCGATCGTCGGCGCCGGACAGACCGGCGTCTCCGCGGCGCTAGGTCTGCTCGACGCCGGCTTCGAGGTCACGCTCTACAGCGACCGAGATCAGCGGGCACTCCGCGACGACGTGTCCGCCACCGGCACCGCCCTGGAATTCGGTGTGACGCAACAGGCCGAGCTCGCCCTCGGCCTGGACCCGTACACCGCCCGGGCGCCCCGCCACACCGGGCTCAGCGTCCGCATCGCCGATCCCGACCGCAACGAACTGATCGCCTTCGACGGCGTCTTCGACGGATACGTCGGCGTCGCGGTCGACACCCGGCTCAAGGCCGACGAACGGCTCAGCGCGTTCCTGGAACGCGGTGGGCGGTTCGTCGTCGAGCAGGTCACCCCGGAAAGCCTGGACGGCATCGCCGCCGGGCACGACCTCACCCTGGTCGCGACCGGCCGCGGCGGGCTGTCCGACCTGTTCCCCGTCGACACCGCACGCACCGTCTACGACGCGCCGCAACGGTCGCTGCTCACCGTCACGGTCACCGGCCTCGGCCACGGTCCCGACGTGTTCGCCCACCGCAGCCCCGCCGGTGGCGCGCACAGCGGCTTCTCCATCTTCGCCGACCAGGGCGAAGGCTGGTGGGGGCCCTACCTGCACAAGGACGCGGGTCCCAGCTGGGCGTTCCTGGGCTGGGCGCGCCCCGGCAGTGATTTCGAACGCCGTTTCGCCGCGGCCGACTCCGCCGCGTCGGCGCACCGCGTCGTCACCGAGCTCTACCGCGACTACGTCGACTGGGACCTGCCCGAGGTGCTGTCCACCGAGGTCATCGAGGACGACCCGCATTCCTGGCTGAAGGGCGCCGTGCGGCCCGTGGTCCGCGCCGGGGTGGGCACGACCGCGAGCGGCCATCCGGTGGCCTCCCTCGGCGACACCTCCGTCGCCTACGACCCGATCGCGGGCCAGGGCGCCCAGAGCGGCCTGATCCAGGCGCAGCGTCTGGTCGCCGCGGCCGCCGTGCACGACGGTGCCTTCGACGAGGCATGGATCGCCGCTCGCTACGCGGAATTCCTCGCCACCCGCAGCGACGCCGCCGCCAAGGTGACCCGCCTGTTCCTCAGCGACCCCGCCTTCGCCGACATCGGCGGCCAGTTCTTCGCCACCGCCGCGGTCGACCCCCGTTTCGCGAGTGCCCTGGTCGGCCTGCTGCACCACCCGCAACCCTTCCTTCCCATCGAAACCCCCGACCAGGCCGCCGCGTACATCGAGGAGGTGACCGGCACTCCCGCAGCCGACCTGCTCGCCCGCTTCCAGCCCGCGGGCCGCTTCGCCCGCTCCGAGTACGGCGCGGCCCTCAGCAGGGCCTGACAGCACGTCCGGTCGCCGTCGTCGCCGTCGTCGCCTCGCCGCGCGACGACGGCGACCGATCACCTCGGTCGGTCCGCATCGCGAGAACGTCCCACTGAGCGCGCCGTGACTACGCCGACGGCCGAAAGGTGTGCGAGCATTCCGCCGTGGCTGGTGGAACCGATAATTGGCCGGTCGTCGACCTGGCCGACCTCCTCGACGTGCTCGATCTCGCCGAGATCGCGCCCGGACGATTCCGCGCGCGGAACGTGACATCGACGCTGCCGACGACACTGGGCAGCCAGACGCTGGCGCAGGCCGTGGTGGCGGCCGAGCGCACCGTCCCGCACATGGCGGTGCAATCGCTGCACGGGGTGTTCCCGCGCGGTGGGTACGCCGACCGCACGGTCGAGGTGCACGTCGAGGTGGTCCAGTCGGGGCGCGCGCTGGCGACCGTGCAGGTGTCCTTCCGGCAGGACGAGCGCGAACACGCCCGGGTGCTGGCCATGCTCAGCGTCGACGAACCGGACTTCCTCGACCATCACGCCGTACTGCCCGCCGACGTACCGGGACCCGGCGACTGCGCCGACCTGCCGTGCGCCCTGCTCCCGTGGGAGGTTCGGACGCCCGGCGGCGCCGACGCCCTGGCACTCGACCTGGCGGGACCACCCACGCTGGACGTGTGGATGCGTTGTGACAAGGCCCCCGACCTGCCGATGCTGTCGCGGGCACTGCTTGCCCATGGGAGCGAGGGTTTCCTGGGACCGGCCGCCCTGCGCCCGTACCCACAGGCCGAGATCGCGCGCCTCGGCGGCCGCGGCAGGTCGGCCATGCTCACCCAGACCATCACCTTCCACCGGCCCTTCACCGTGCACGACTGGCTGCTGCTGCGCTGCGAGAGCCCGTTCGCGGGCGCGGGCCGCATGTTCGCGCGGATCCAGATATTCACGGCCGGAGGCGAACTGGTGGCCTCCGTGGATTCGCACGGGCTGATGCGCGCGCAGGACCGCTAGCCGTCCGATCCCGCGCCTTCGCACAGGATCTTGGTGGTGAGCGCGCGCACCATGCCGCGCACCTTCGGTGGCGGTACCTCACCGGCGATGAGGTAGGGCCGCACGGCGGCGAGTGGCAGGTCGAAGAGCGCGAACAAGGTCTGATCCTTGGGCAGGCCGGTCTGCGCCGCGATCGTGGCCACCACGGCCTTGATCTCCCGCGTCTGCTCCTGCTGCAACTCCTCGTGCTCGCGCCGCGACTCGGCGGACCAGGATTCGGGCTCGAACGCGGGCGCGCCCGCTTGCATCACGGCCGCCGATGCCGGATTGCGGCGGCACCAGCTCACCATCCATTCCGCGGCGCGCACGCCGTCCGCCGGCGTGGGCGTCGCGCCGAGTGCCCGCCGATAGCCGTCGTGGAACTCCCGCACCGTGTGCAGCCAGACTGCGGCCAGCAGGGCGGGACGATCGGGAAACCGGTGGTACACAGACCCGCTCGGCGCGTTGGCCGTGCGGGCCACCGCCCGCATCGTGAGCGCTCGCGCCCCGCCGGAGGCGAACAATCCGACGGCGGCGGCGAGGAGCGCCTCGGTGGAATGAGTAGTGGTTAAGCAGGTCCTGGCGGCCCAGCCCTTCAACGACGTGGTGGGCGCGCGACTGGTCGCGTTCGGTGCGGGCGAAGCCGTCCTCGAGCTCGACATCGCGGATCGGCACCGGCAGCAGTTCGGGCTGGTCCACGGGGGAGTCCTGGCCTA
It encodes the following:
- a CDS encoding styrene monooxygenase/indole monooxygenase family protein, with the protein product MTSQNPVSRSTRSAAIVGAGQTGVSAALGLLDAGFEVTLYSDRDQRALRDDVSATGTALEFGVTQQAELALGLDPYTARAPRHTGLSVRIADPDRNELIAFDGVFDGYVGVAVDTRLKADERLSAFLERGGRFVVEQVTPESLDGIAAGHDLTLVATGRGGLSDLFPVDTARTVYDAPQRSLLTVTVTGLGHGPDVFAHRSPAGGAHSGFSIFADQGEGWWGPYLHKDAGPSWAFLGWARPGSDFERRFAAADSAASAHRVVTELYRDYVDWDLPEVLSTEVIEDDPHSWLKGAVRPVVRAGVGTTASGHPVASLGDTSVAYDPIAGQGAQSGLIQAQRLVAAAAVHDGAFDEAWIAARYAEFLATRSDAAAKVTRLFLSDPAFADIGGQFFATAAVDPRFASALVGLLHHPQPFLPIETPDQAAAYIEEVTGTPAADLLARFQPAGRFARSEYGAALSRA
- a CDS encoding acyl-CoA thioesterase, which gives rise to MAGGTDNWPVVDLADLLDVLDLAEIAPGRFRARNVTSTLPTTLGSQTLAQAVVAAERTVPHMAVQSLHGVFPRGGYADRTVEVHVEVVQSGRALATVQVSFRQDEREHARVLAMLSVDEPDFLDHHAVLPADVPGPGDCADLPCALLPWEVRTPGGADALALDLAGPPTLDVWMRCDKAPDLPMLSRALLAHGSEGFLGPAALRPYPQAEIARLGGRGRSAMLTQTITFHRPFTVHDWLLLRCESPFAGAGRMFARIQIFTAGGELVASVDSHGLMRAQDR
- a CDS encoding TetR/AcrR family transcriptional regulator, producing MRAVARTANAPSGSVYHRFPDRPALLAAVWLHTVREFHDGYRRALGATPTPADGVRAAEWMVSWCRRNPASAAVMQAGAPAFEPESWSAESRREHEELQQEQTREIKAVVATIAAQTGLPKDQTLFALFDLPLAAVRPYLIAGEVPPPKVRGMVRALTTKILCEGAGSDG